One window of Chryseobacterium sp. JJR-5R genomic DNA carries:
- the porU gene encoding type IX secretion system sortase PorU, translating to MKQKISILFLISFVSTLWAQRITIDWDGSKIRDYGDTKLNLPNFKNEGFSFSQNNIFITTKQQIGEKQVKVSNPVWENVSPRDLFSMSKDLLPEYEVKDAVYYYLEGESYASINVSLFKKVKGQVQRLSSFEISDTNLPINTGSTLKIGTTNNPLSTGNFYKIRVDKSGIFRITRQFLQDNGINPSSVNPKNFRIYGNGGIMLPEHNQDTKYSALQENAIQVVGEDDGVWNDNDYALFYAQGPNGYNLYNNSNGNGFKRTDTRNDTTEHVKNIYEDYSYYYINFDKGPGKRVLPVDVNLPSTPLITRYDNYQFINNDQKNLMKVGRTWVEDTPFITDKTVTFTTATPIQGGDVIRYRGQVIGYKSQKNTITFNINNQNSATQIVPQPDQGSTYEFYPARYSGTVTGISGTQLTFNIKPDISVNPNGTFYPDYFEVQYKDNLTFNGTQMSFRDFSLISGSNTTYGFSVSNASSAEQIWDVTDITNANRRVNKAAGNTAFNFAYTAANTSFNNEFVAFRADAAFSPQFMGRINNQNLSALQNVDYLIITVPEMMGQAQRLASYHQTKNNYNVQIIDTDKIYNEFGSGSRDLTAIRDFVTKLNTPTGTLKYVFILGDTSYDFKNRIANNSNVVTSYQSENSMDVVRSFVTDDYIVMTKPQTNQSIESNLPDLPVGRLPAGNVTEAANMIDKTLAYYNSLAGQSTPFGEWKMKLDFVVDDDNDTGTPFHTIMNNSLVTVFEQNNQNLKEYNVRKLYLDAFAAQSTAGGQRFPQVNQAISNDIGNSLYIFYFGHGGINGWAQERVLTLSEVQNANNFSNVYSRFPFVSTITCEFTLWDEPDTSSAGEQFIKLKQGGPTTMITSSRAIDVGYGIDFTNLYTQNIFKLTNDDFETLGYAHLNAKKQRGASSEHLKVNFLGDPAMKLSRPKRLLVIDNIETPVPGLIRGLDFVKVKGHINNPNGTVNTSFNGRVVINIFDKRLNKNTLNNDGGLTPVLQYTEEGSAIVKASGTAVNGVFTVEFYVPKDINYAVGEGRILGYADNKAADVFNNQAVQVGDINPNGINDNEPPKVKLYMNNTNFAEGGITDQNPTLLACVTDDTGINSTGSGIGHDITVYLDGQIINTVVLNDFYASGEGNGCLSPSLADYQKGNVTYPFRNLAVGQHQLTFKVWDINNNSTTATLNFEVKDEADQHLVINRPLNWPNPFTNKTYIHFEHNCDDILDVNVQIYTITGKLVRTLSQPVVAEPFLQGFRTPRQAIEWDGRDDFGATVAKGTYIFKIFAKSQNQEKCKGSATAVEKMVLLK from the coding sequence ATGAAACAAAAAATCTCGATTTTATTCCTAATAAGCTTTGTATCAACACTCTGGGCTCAAAGAATCACCATTGACTGGGATGGCTCCAAAATCCGGGACTACGGCGACACGAAATTGAATCTTCCTAATTTCAAAAATGAAGGATTTTCATTCAGCCAAAATAACATTTTTATAACAACCAAACAACAGATCGGGGAAAAGCAGGTAAAAGTTTCTAATCCGGTATGGGAAAATGTTTCGCCACGAGATCTGTTCAGCATGAGCAAAGACCTTCTTCCTGAATATGAGGTTAAAGATGCAGTATATTATTACCTTGAAGGGGAAAGTTATGCAAGCATCAATGTATCCCTGTTCAAAAAAGTAAAGGGACAGGTTCAGAGATTGTCTTCTTTTGAAATTTCAGATACCAATCTCCCGATCAATACGGGCAGCACTTTAAAGATAGGCACCACTAACAACCCCCTTTCAACCGGGAACTTCTATAAAATAAGGGTAGACAAATCCGGGATTTTCAGGATTACCCGACAGTTTCTGCAGGATAACGGTATTAACCCTTCTTCCGTAAATCCTAAAAATTTCAGAATTTACGGAAACGGAGGCATCATGCTTCCTGAACATAACCAGGATACCAAATACAGCGCGCTTCAGGAAAATGCCATTCAGGTGGTAGGAGAAGACGACGGCGTGTGGAATGATAATGACTATGCCCTGTTTTATGCCCAGGGGCCGAACGGCTATAATCTTTATAATAATTCGAACGGGAACGGTTTTAAGAGAACGGATACCCGGAATGATACCACTGAGCACGTAAAAAATATATACGAAGATTATTCATATTACTATATCAATTTTGATAAAGGCCCCGGCAAAAGGGTTCTGCCTGTGGATGTAAATTTACCTTCTACGCCGCTGATCACGAGATATGACAATTACCAGTTTATCAACAATGACCAGAAAAACCTGATGAAGGTAGGAAGAACCTGGGTTGAGGACACCCCTTTTATCACTGATAAAACGGTTACCTTCACGACGGCTACCCCAATTCAGGGCGGCGACGTGATCCGGTACAGAGGCCAGGTAATCGGCTATAAATCCCAGAAGAATACCATTACTTTCAATATCAATAATCAGAATTCGGCCACACAGATTGTTCCCCAGCCTGATCAGGGTTCCACCTATGAGTTTTATCCTGCAAGGTATTCCGGTACGGTTACAGGAATAAGCGGAACCCAGCTCACATTTAACATCAAGCCTGATATTTCCGTAAATCCCAACGGGACTTTCTATCCGGATTATTTTGAAGTGCAGTATAAAGACAACCTGACTTTCAACGGGACACAGATGAGCTTCAGGGATTTTTCACTGATAAGCGGAAGCAATACCACCTACGGGTTCAGTGTATCCAACGCTTCTTCTGCAGAACAGATCTGGGATGTTACAGACATCACCAATGCCAACAGAAGGGTAAATAAAGCAGCCGGAAACACTGCGTTTAACTTTGCCTATACAGCGGCCAATACAAGTTTCAATAATGAATTTGTGGCTTTCAGGGCTGATGCAGCTTTCAGTCCGCAGTTTATGGGAAGAATCAACAACCAGAATCTTTCTGCATTACAGAATGTGGATTACCTGATCATTACGGTTCCTGAAATGATGGGGCAGGCACAGCGGCTGGCCAGTTACCATCAGACGAAAAACAATTATAACGTACAGATTATAGATACGGATAAGATCTATAATGAATTCGGAAGCGGGAGCAGAGACCTTACGGCCATAAGGGATTTTGTTACGAAACTGAACACGCCGACCGGTACTTTAAAATATGTATTTATCTTAGGCGATACTTCCTACGATTTTAAAAACAGGATCGCCAATAATTCAAATGTAGTAACCAGCTACCAGAGTGAAAACTCCATGGATGTGGTGAGGTCTTTTGTTACAGATGACTATATTGTGATGACAAAACCACAGACCAACCAGTCTATAGAATCTAACCTGCCTGATCTTCCGGTAGGAAGACTTCCTGCCGGCAATGTGACGGAAGCCGCCAATATGATTGATAAAACCCTGGCGTATTACAACAGCCTGGCCGGGCAGTCGACCCCTTTCGGGGAATGGAAAATGAAACTGGATTTTGTAGTGGATGATGATAATGACACCGGTACGCCGTTCCATACGATTATGAATAATTCTCTGGTTACGGTTTTTGAGCAGAACAACCAGAACCTTAAAGAATACAACGTCAGAAAACTGTATCTTGATGCTTTTGCGGCCCAGAGTACTGCAGGCGGACAGCGATTCCCGCAGGTTAACCAGGCCATCTCCAATGATATCGGCAACAGCCTTTACATCTTCTACTTCGGGCACGGAGGGATCAACGGCTGGGCACAGGAAAGGGTGTTAACTTTATCTGAAGTTCAGAATGCCAACAACTTCTCTAATGTATACAGCAGGTTTCCGTTTGTATCCACCATCACCTGTGAATTTACCCTTTGGGACGAGCCGGATACCTCTTCGGCAGGGGAACAGTTTATCAAGCTGAAACAGGGAGGCCCTACAACCATGATTACCTCGAGCCGTGCCATTGACGTAGGATACGGGATTGATTTTACCAACCTCTACACCCAGAATATTTTTAAGCTGACCAATGACGATTTTGAAACATTGGGGTACGCCCACCTGAATGCAAAGAAACAGAGAGGCGCCTCATCAGAACATTTAAAGGTAAATTTCCTCGGCGATCCTGCAATGAAGCTGAGCAGGCCTAAAAGATTACTGGTCATTGACAATATTGAAACGCCGGTTCCGGGACTGATCAGAGGTTTGGATTTTGTAAAGGTTAAAGGCCACATCAACAATCCGAACGGAACGGTTAATACCAGTTTTAACGGAAGGGTTGTCATCAACATCTTTGATAAAAGATTAAATAAGAACACCCTGAATAATGACGGGGGCCTTACGCCGGTCCTTCAGTATACGGAAGAAGGAAGTGCCATTGTAAAAGCATCGGGAACTGCGGTCAATGGGGTATTTACCGTAGAATTCTACGTTCCGAAGGACATCAATTATGCCGTAGGAGAAGGAAGAATATTGGGATATGCGGATAACAAGGCGGCAGACGTCTTCAATAACCAGGCAGTACAGGTAGGTGACATCAACCCGAACGGGATCAATGACAATGAGCCGCCGAAAGTAAAATTATACATGAACAACACCAACTTTGCGGAAGGCGGTATTACAGACCAGAACCCAACACTGCTTGCCTGTGTTACGGATGATACAGGAATTAATTCCACAGGGTCTGGTATCGGTCATGATATTACAGTATATTTGGACGGCCAAATTATCAATACCGTTGTGCTGAATGATTTCTATGCATCAGGGGAAGGAAACGGATGTCTGAGCCCCAGCCTGGCAGATTATCAGAAGGGTAATGTAACCTACCCTTTCAGGAATCTGGCGGTGGGACAGCACCAGTTGACGTTTAAAGTTTGGGATATAAACAATAATTCAACAACTGCAACGTTAAACTTTGAGGTTAAGGACGAAGCCGATCAGCACCTGGTCATCAACAGACCGCTGAACTGGCCCAACCCTTTCACCAACAAAACGTATATTCATTTTGAACATAACTGTGATGATATCCTTGATGTGAATGTCCAGATTTATACGATAACAGGGAAACTGGTAAGAACTTTATCCCAGCCGGTGGTGGCAGAACCGTTCCTGCAGGGCTTCAGGACGCCGCGCCAGGCTATAGAATGGGACGGAAGAGATGATTTTGGGGCTACTGTTGCAAAAGGTACGTATATTTTTAAGATATTTGCAAAAAGTCAGAATCAAGAAAAATGCAAAGGAAGTGCTACAGCTGTAGAAAAAATGGTACTTTTGAAATAA
- the porV gene encoding type IX secretion system outer membrane channel protein PorV, whose amino-acid sequence MNLTTKLLLGIGLGAGFLGYSQDLGLVRPVLTGAPFLRIAPDARAGGMGDQGVVTSPDAFSQFWNAAKYPFSRTSSSVGLNYTPYMGKLTNDVFLLYGAFHKFLGQEERSTISASIYYFNMGEVDLTQLVGNEVTSMGTSKPNEFSIDVAYGLKLSDSFSAAVTGRFIRSDLAGGFNTDTTLKPANSFAVDVSGYYTSPRFSGLGSMEGKLNAGFAIQNVGPKLDYTGNEESRSYLPTMARLGVGYDMYLDDMNRVGLSVEGSKILVPGSEFIGNDPNTRQPIYAIPNVGPIAGIGKSFKNPNSIMYSGALEYSYDNAFAVRGGYFHESEEQGARQFATAGIGLKYRSFGLDISYLINMSKINTALDNTLRFGLTWNIGDETSNVDY is encoded by the coding sequence ATGAATTTAACTACTAAACTGCTTTTAGGGATTGGGTTAGGTGCTGGTTTTTTAGGCTATTCACAAGATTTAGGCCTTGTAAGACCGGTATTAACCGGAGCTCCTTTCTTAAGAATCGCACCGGATGCCAGAGCCGGAGGTATGGGAGACCAGGGTGTCGTTACCTCTCCTGATGCTTTTTCACAATTCTGGAATGCTGCGAAATATCCTTTCAGCAGAACAAGTTCTTCCGTGGGATTAAACTACACGCCGTACATGGGGAAACTTACCAATGATGTATTTTTATTATACGGGGCGTTCCATAAATTCTTAGGGCAGGAAGAAAGATCCACTATTTCCGCGAGTATCTATTATTTTAATATGGGGGAAGTGGACCTAACGCAGTTAGTAGGAAACGAAGTAACTTCCATGGGTACTTCAAAGCCAAATGAATTCTCGATCGACGTTGCTTACGGACTTAAGCTTTCAGATTCTTTCTCCGCAGCTGTTACCGGCAGATTCATCCGTTCAGATTTAGCCGGAGGGTTCAATACAGATACAACGCTCAAGCCTGCCAACTCCTTCGCGGTAGATGTTTCCGGATACTATACTTCACCCAGGTTTTCCGGTCTCGGAAGCATGGAAGGTAAGCTGAACGCCGGTTTTGCCATTCAGAACGTGGGTCCCAAGCTGGATTATACAGGAAATGAAGAATCAAGATCTTATCTTCCGACAATGGCCAGATTAGGGGTAGGTTATGATATGTACCTTGATGACATGAACCGCGTCGGTTTAAGCGTTGAAGGCTCTAAAATCCTGGTTCCGGGATCTGAATTTATCGGGAATGACCCGAATACGAGACAGCCGATCTATGCAATCCCGAACGTAGGCCCTATCGCCGGGATCGGAAAATCATTCAAAAACCCGAACTCAATCATGTACAGCGGAGCCCTGGAATATTCTTATGACAATGCATTTGCCGTGAGGGGCGGTTATTTCCATGAAAGCGAGGAGCAGGGAGCAAGACAGTTTGCAACGGCCGGTATCGGATTGAAATACCGTTCATTCGGACTTGATATTTCCTATTTGATCAACATGTCCAAAATCAATACCGCTTTGGATAACACGCTTCGTTTCGGGCTTACCTGGAACATCGGTGATGAAACTTCCAATGTAGATTATTAA